From a region of the Zingiber officinale cultivar Zhangliang chromosome 10B, Zo_v1.1, whole genome shotgun sequence genome:
- the LOC122030007 gene encoding uncharacterized protein At5g49945-like, with protein sequence MARIRRKFAVGDALLLLFSILLTHSHSSVYLEGFDPDDPNLDVAEDTVVPATPAPLTTTSLSSSYSPDDHHSPPSDPPLPSPSVIWDEDEFEGIPSAAHPQEPGAFSQNETHPTSSPSALEPSSSSSSSLRFLTFLRSYVLEVVLVVFLISFSLNYLHGRRLNEAIAFSWATNFASKDSILEKNFNLLGVGDGNYAPLLLREGHDVFKFYAGGRRYCQGILAKMELLSRHDLLSRALYLVFPKRDTITFEVVMNEDSMDHVVFALARKKTANAMHKGERDLKKFASAIVAPPAGRHWVADELMVVAESKEVAGDMVTDVVLEQVFGHNVFEKFGKWFVSLHFSDQNPGSRKKNLIFKFVLPDAVNMSDMIRLVALVPYYIDLIGRYKLSPHARSKTEAARIKAAQEAHKELQNIRQEALQKKKAEKKKLMEEVESRLNSVAIRKKEEREQARQLKSGPKVKMLRR encoded by the exons ATGGCCCGGATCCGGCGGAAGTTTGCCGTCGGCGacgccctcctcctcctcttttcTATCCTTCTTACCCACTCCCACTCCTCCGTCTACCTCGAGGGCTTCGATCCCGACGATCCTAATCTCGACGTCGCCGAAGACACCGTTGTCCCCGCCACTCCCGCTCCTCTCACTACTACCTCCCTTTCCAGCTCCTATTCACCGGACGACCACCATAGCCCTCCCTCCGATCCACCTCTCCCCTCCCCCTCCGTGATCTGGGACGAGGACGAGTTTGAGGGAATCCCCTCTGCCGCTCACCCCCAGGAACCAGGCGCATTCTCCCAAAATGAAACGCACCCCACCTCCTCCCCGTCCGCCCTTgaaccctcctcttcctcttcctcttcccttcGGTTCTTGACCTTCCTCCGATCTTACGTCCTCGAGGTCGTACTCGTCGTTTTTCTGATCTCTTTCTCCCTTAATTACCTCCATGGGAGACGCCTGAACGAAGCCATTGCCTTCTCTTGGGCCACCAACTTCGCTTCCAAGGATTCCATCTTGGAGAAGAACTTCAACCTCCTCGGCGTTGGCGACGGTAACTACGCTCCCCTTCTTCTCAGAGAGGGCCACGACGTGTTTAAGTTCTATGCCGGCGGCCGGCGCTATTGCCAGGGGATTCTCgccaaaatggagttgctgagcagGCACGACTTGCTGTCCCGTGCTCTCTATCTGGTGTTCCCCAAGAGAGACACAATCACGTTCGAGGTGGTTATGAATGAGGACTCCATGGACCACGTGGTGTTTGCTCTCGCGAGGAAGAAGACTGCCAACGCAATGCATAAAGGGGAGAGGGACCTGAAGAAATTTGCAAGCGCAATTGTTGCACCTCCAGCTGGAAGGCATTGGGTTGCTGATGAACTGATGGTGGTAGCGGAATCAAAGGAGGTCGCAGGAGATATGGTCACTGATGTTGTGCTTGAGCAG GTTTTCGGCCATAATGTGTTTGAGAAATTTGGAAAGTGGTTTGTCTCACTACATTTCTCTGATCAAAATCCAGGATCCCGCAAGAAGAATCTTATCTTCAAATTTGTGCTACCAGATGCTGTGAACATGTCTGACATGATACGACTGGTTGCTCTTGTGCCATACTATATCGATCTGATCGGGCGATACAAACTAAGTCCTCAT GCACGCTCAAAGACAGAAGCAGCCAGAATAAAGGCGGCCCAAGAGGCACACAAGGAACTACAGAATATAAGACAGGAAGCCTTGCAAAAGAAGAAGGCtgaaaagaaaaaattgatgGAAGAGGTTGAGTCTAGACTTAATTCTGTGGCAATTCGTAAGAAAGAGGAGAGAGAACAAGCTCGGCAACTGAAGTCGGGACCGAAAGTTAAGATGCTTCGACGCTAA